Below is a genomic region from Pseudomonas berkeleyensis.
CCGATTACTGCTCCAAGGTGTCGGCAGCGCTTGGGGTCGACTTTCAACCTCGCAACCCTTACAAACTCTGTGACTTGAAGCCGGCATTGGGTTATATCCATTGCGCTGAGTTGGAGGGGGTGGATTTTTGGGGCGTCAGCGACATTGATCTGGTGTATGGCGATCTCTGTAGCTACTTCACCAGCGAGCGTCTGGAACGTTTCGACTTCCTCTCCACCCATGAGCGACGAGTGTCCGGGCACCTGTGCCTGTTTCGTAACAACGAGCGAATGCTCACTGCCTTCATGAAGGTTCCGGGCTGGCAGGCGGCGTTGTCTTCTGATCAACATAGAGCTTTCGACGAAGGGGCTTTCAGTCGCTTGTTCATTCGCAATAAAAATTGGCCGGCACCTTTGCGCAGGCTTTCCGATGCATGGAATCCCTGGCGGCATCGCTGTGAATTCAGTGAGGCGTTCAGTACACCGAATGGCCGCATACCCTGGCACGATGGCAGTTTTGAATTTCCGCAACGCTGGATCTGGCGTGAGGGACAGTTATTCAATGACCGCGATGGTTCGCGGCAGTTCCCGTACTTCCATTTCATTGGCTGGAAGTGTGACGCTTGGCCCACTTGCAGTGAACAGGAGCTCATGGAGGATGCCGCGCTGGCCGCGATGGATTCCTGGAGCATTACTCCCAAGGGTTTTCGAGAGGTTTAGATCTTGATTTTTTCCAAGGACAGTGACGTCACTCTGGTAGTCACCAGTTGCGGGCGTTTCGACCTTTTGAAGAGGACGCTTGCCAGCTTCGATGCTTTCAATCGCTCACCTATCCGTGAGGTTTTCATCACCGAGGACTCGGGTGATGAGGCGGTAAAGGCTTGCATTCCCGAGCACTGGCATGAGCATACGACGTTCTTCGTCAATGTGCCTCGGTTGGGGCAATTGCACTCCATCGATCTGGCCTACTCGCACGTCAAGACCCCCTGGATCTTTCATTGTGAGGATGACTGGGAGTTCTATCGGCCAGGCTTCATCGAGGACTCGCTTGTGTTCCTGAAGGCCGATCCCCAGGCCTTGCAGGTATGGCTGCGCAGTTTTGCCCATGATCTGGCGCTTCATAGTCCATACGTGTACCTGGGGGAGCGTGAGGTGGTCGAGGGGATCGCGGCTTATCGCGTCGGCTCGCACAAGGAAGACTGGCAGGGCTTTTCCTTCAACCCCGGGTTGCGTCGCATGGTCGATTATCAGCTGCATGCCCCCTTCGGCCAGTATGATGGTGAAAAGGACTTGTCCCGGCTGTACGCCAACGATCAGCGGCATGCGCTCATTCTGGAGAACGATGCTGTCCTGCATACCGGATTCGGCGAGCATGTCAGTGTGCCCGAAGAGCGGGCCAAGAAGGCGAAGCGAAAGAAACGCGAGCGTCTACGCCTGGGGCTGGTCTTCTTCATTGGTTTGTTGATTGGAGTATTTCTATGAGTGCCTTGCACGGCATGCAGCGATGGCACGAGCGGTACGGTTATTTCACGTTCGCACTGCTGATCTTCATCGCCAGCTTCCTGTTGCTTCCTACCAGCAAGATGGTCAATAACGTCTATTACGTGCTGCTGGCACTGCCTGCGTTGGTGTTCCTCGTGGTGCGCCTTGGTCGTGATATTCGTCCGTCGCCCGCCTTGTTGCTCTGGGCAGGGTTATGTGCCTGGTACCTGCTGGTCGGCGCACTTTCAGGTAGCGGTCAGTATTTCAAGCATGTGCTCTATCTTGCGCTGTTCGTTCTGTTGGTGAGCCAGTTGGTCGATCCACGGATTTTTCGTACCGCGCTTTTCGCACGTGGCCTGTTCTGGGTGGTGGGCATATACGTTCTGGGGTCGGCAATCGTCTATTGGATCATTGGACGTTACGCTCCAGGCGAACGAATCATTTGGCTGCCGGGGCGGATGGCGGGCCCGATCTATACCAGCATGTGGCTGGCCTGCTGCTTTGCCCTGGCGTTGCCGACCTGGATCGCTCAGCGGCGTTGGCTGGAGCTGGCGGCTGCTTTGGCGCTGGCAGTTTTTTGCATGGCTTATGTACTTCAGAGCCGCTCAGGGCTTGTCGGCATGTTGGCGATCTGCGCGCTGATCTGCGCATGGCACGCGATGCGCCATTTGCGCTACTTTCTGATACTGGCCGTTGCCGCGATGATCGTGGTGGGAGTAATTCTTTTCGCCGTGACTGAAGTGCCCGTGATGAGCCAATTGTTCGCTCGGGCCGACTCAGGGCGTTTCGAGCTATGGCGCGTGCTCGCGGGTGAATGGCAGGCGTGCGGGATATGGTTGGGGTGCGGTGTGCACTATACGACTAGCTCCACCATCATGGGGGGCGTTGCGATTCAGCATCCCCACAATATCTACCTGGCGCTGGGGTTATACAGCGGCCTGGTGTCACTGCTTCTGTTCATGGCCTTGGCGATTGTCGTTCTCCGGCACGCCTGGCTGCAGCGTGACCCCTGGGGGTTGTACTTGCTCGTGGCTCTGATCGTGCTGAATTTCGATGGCAGCAAGCTGGTGGGTAACCCTGATGAGCTCTGGATGCTGGTGTTGCTGCCGATAGCGTTGATCCCCAACGAGCGTCGGACGCAACCCTGAGGCTGGCAAGGCGCCTGTGTGTCAGGCGCCTTGCCGAATTTTTTCGCAATGGGCCCACAGCTGAGCGGTATCCAGGACGATATTTTCCTTTCTCAGGTATTTGTCGAAATGCTCCTGATTGCGGCGAATCCTGCCACGGCCCAAGGCGCGCCGGCGGATCTGAAGATCTGCAATGTCAATAAGGCCGAACGCCCCGTCCGGGGTCTTGACTATGTTGCCCAGGTGCAGGGAGCGGAAATACACGCCGCTTTCGTGCAGATGATTGATGAAGCGTGCCAGGGGAGGCAGCAAATCCAACCAGTCGGCTTTGCCTTCACATAACAAGGTAAACAGTGTTTCCCCTGGCAGGGGGCAATAGAGAACTGCTGTCCTCGACGCATCATCCAGACGGTACAGCTGCAGTGGCGTCAGGGTCGGTATGCCTCGCTTTTTCAGCGCCTCGGCATTGGCGCAGAAACGCAGTGACTGCGGGCGTAACAGCGCAGAAGAGAGCAGTCGCTTGCGACGAAACAGCTTAAGCATATTGCCATCAGTCAGTGCGTAGACCTTTGGGCCGTAGCTGTCCTGTTCCAGAATGCTCGCACCCTCGATCATTTTGTTCAGCGTGGTGACGGGAAGGTGATTGAAGTTCAGCACGTCCTGGACGCTCTCTGGTTGCGGAAGTGCATATGATGCCCGATCTTGCAAGGGCGCGGCCACGATATTGGGAATGCTAAGATTGCCATTCTTATTACCGGTGAAAGCGGACATGACCGAAGTACCCCAGCAGAACGCTGCTTCCAGCCTTACTATTTATTTCCGGTTGCTGGCTTATGTCAGGCCTTACATTGGTTTGTTCCTGCTAAGCCTACTGGGCTTCCTGATTTTCGCCTCTACCCAGCCGATGCTGGGTTACATGCTCAAGTACTTCGTCGATGGTTTGTCCAATCCGGATGCCAGTTTGTTCGCCGGCGTGCCCTGGTTGCTGGAATCCCTCCCCTGGCTGGCACACTTGAAGCTGCTGCAGGCCGTGCCCCTGCTGATCGTACTGATTGCTGTGTGGCAGGGCATCGGCTCCTTTCTCGGCAACTATTATCTGGCGAAGGTCTCGATGGGGCTGGTGCAGGATCTGCGTATCGCGCTGTTCAACAACCTGCTGACGTTACCCAATCGCTACTTCGATAATCACAACTCCGGACATCTGATCTCGCGTATTACCTACAACGTGACCATGGTCACCGGCGCGGCTACCGATGCGATCAAGGTCGTTGTGCGTGAAGGCATGACGGTAGTGTTCCTGTTTGCCACGCTGCTTTGGATGAACTGGAAATTGACCTTGGTGATGGTGGCAATCCTGCCGGTCATCGGCCTGATGGTGACCAGTACCAGCAAGAAATTCCGTAAGCAGAGTAAGAAAATCCAGACCAGCATGGGCGACGTCACTCATGTGACCTCCGAAAGCATTCAGGGCTATCGGGTTGTACGGAGTTTTGGTGGTGAGGATTACGAGAAGAGCCGTTTTCTTAAGGCGAGCGAGGAAAACAAGCTCAAGCAATTGAAAATGGTCAAAACCAATGCCGTTTATACCCCCAGCCTGCAACTGGTGATCTACAGCGCTATGGCGGTGCTGATGTTCCTCGTACTGTTGTTGCGAGGCGAGGCGTCGGCAGGTGACCTAGTGGCCTACATCACGTTGGCCGGTTTGCTGCCCAAGCCGATCCGTCAGTTGTCCGAGGTCAGCTCGACGATTCAGAAGGGCGTCGCGGGTGCCGAAAGCATTTTCGAACAGCTCGACGAGGAGCCGGAGGTCGATCATGGCACCCAAGAGCGCGAGCGCATCAGTGGTCGGCTGGAGGTGAAGAATTTGAGCTTCAGCTATCCGGGATCGGAAAAACCGGTGCTGAATGACATCTCCTTCGTTGCCGAGCCTGGGCAGATGGTGGCGCTGGTCGGGCGTTCCGGCAGCGGCAAGTCGACCCTGGCGAACCTGATTCCGCGTTTCTATCACCATGAGCAGGGGCAGATCCTGCTCGATGGCCTGGATGTCGAAGACTACACCCTACGTAACCTGCGCAGGCACATCGCTCTGGTGACCCAGCATGTCACTCTGTTCAACGATACCGTACGCAACAATATCGCCTACGGCGATCTGGCTGGCGCGCCGCTCGCAGCGGTGCAGCAGGCAGCCGGTGATGCCTATGCCGCTGAGTTCATCGAGAAGATGCCGCAAGGCTACGACACCCTGGTCGGCGAGAATGGCGTGTTGCTCTCCGGCGGACAGCGCCAGCGCCTGGCCATTGCTCGCGCTTTGCTCAAGGATGCACCGCTGCTGATCCTCGACGAGGCCACTTCGGCTCTGGATACCGAGTCCGAGCGGCATATCCAGGCGGCGCTGGATCAGGTGATGCAGGGTCGTACCACGCTGGTGATCGCGCACCGCCTGACCACTATCGAGAAGGCCGATCTGATTCTGGTGATGGATCAGGGGCAGATCGTCGAGCGTGGCAGCCACGCCGAACTGCTGGCGCAGAACGGCTACTACGCGCGCTTGCACGCCAAGCAGTTCGAGGAAGACGACGATTCCGTCGTGGCCGAGCAGAACGCCTGATGTTGAGTCGTCTGCAATTCTGGCGTGAACGTGGCTGGACGCCTATTTCCGCCGCCGACTATGCCGCGACCTGGGCCCGTTTCGGCGGCAGCGTTGCCACCCATCCCCAGGTGGTCGTGCGCCTGGCTGATCTGGCCGGTATCCCGGTGCGTTACCTGGGGTGGATGATCGATGGCGAGCTGCAAGCCGCTATCCCGACCTGGGGGCGACATCTGGCCTTGTCCAAGGATGTGCTCAAGCTGCGGGGTAAGCGCGGTCTGTTCGACCTGGGCAATGCCGAGATCATTCTGCCGCTGGCAACTGGTGCGCAGGTTGCGCTGCGCCATCGTGCTCGCTACCTGTCCGAACTCAATGCGACCGGGCTGATTGGCATCAGCGAGCAGCCTGAAGGCCTGGCGCTGGCTCGTGAGCCGGAGCAGTACAGCAAGAAATTCCGCTATAACCAGCGCCGTGAACAGCGTTTGCTGGAAGAGGCGGGTGGGGTGATCCGGCCGATGCTTGAGCTGACACCGCAGGAACAGGCGCGCATCTACGCTGACCTGTTCCAGCGCCGTTGGGGCTTCGAGGCCACCGGGAAGGATCATCTGGCGGAGGTATTCGCTCTGTTGCGCGAATTCATGACCGGTTCCTTGATCTATCTGAACGATGAGCCGGTGGCGATCCAGGTGCTCTATCGTGTCGAGGCGCCGCAGTGGGTCAGCCTGGAATACATCAACGGCGGGGTCGACCCGCAGCAGCGCGAGTTCAGCCCCGGCAGCGTACTCAGCTTCGTCAATACGCAAGGTGAATGGG
It encodes:
- a CDS encoding BUD32 family EKC/KEOPS complex subunit; protein product: MIEGASILEQDSYGPKVYALTDGNMLKLFRRKRLLSSALLRPQSLRFCANAEALKKRGIPTLTPLQLYRLDDASRTAVLYCPLPGETLFTLLCEGKADWLDLLPPLARFINHLHESGVYFRSLHLGNIVKTPDGAFGLIDIADLQIRRRALGRGRIRRNQEHFDKYLRKENIVLDTAQLWAHCEKIRQGA
- the msbA gene encoding lipid A export permease/ATP-binding protein MsbA; amino-acid sequence: MTEVPQQNAASSLTIYFRLLAYVRPYIGLFLLSLLGFLIFASTQPMLGYMLKYFVDGLSNPDASLFAGVPWLLESLPWLAHLKLLQAVPLLIVLIAVWQGIGSFLGNYYLAKVSMGLVQDLRIALFNNLLTLPNRYFDNHNSGHLISRITYNVTMVTGAATDAIKVVVREGMTVVFLFATLLWMNWKLTLVMVAILPVIGLMVTSTSKKFRKQSKKIQTSMGDVTHVTSESIQGYRVVRSFGGEDYEKSRFLKASEENKLKQLKMVKTNAVYTPSLQLVIYSAMAVLMFLVLLLRGEASAGDLVAYITLAGLLPKPIRQLSEVSSTIQKGVAGAESIFEQLDEEPEVDHGTQERERISGRLEVKNLSFSYPGSEKPVLNDISFVAEPGQMVALVGRSGSGKSTLANLIPRFYHHEQGQILLDGLDVEDYTLRNLRRHIALVTQHVTLFNDTVRNNIAYGDLAGAPLAAVQQAAGDAYAAEFIEKMPQGYDTLVGENGVLLSGGQRQRLAIARALLKDAPLLILDEATSALDTESERHIQAALDQVMQGRTTLVIAHRLTTIEKADLILVMDQGQIVERGSHAELLAQNGYYARLHAKQFEEDDDSVVAEQNA
- a CDS encoding glycosyltransferase family 2 protein — its product is MLIFSKDSDVTLVVTSCGRFDLLKRTLASFDAFNRSPIREVFITEDSGDEAVKACIPEHWHEHTTFFVNVPRLGQLHSIDLAYSHVKTPWIFHCEDDWEFYRPGFIEDSLVFLKADPQALQVWLRSFAHDLALHSPYVYLGEREVVEGIAAYRVGSHKEDWQGFSFNPGLRRMVDYQLHAPFGQYDGEKDLSRLYANDQRHALILENDAVLHTGFGEHVSVPEERAKKAKRKKRERLRLGLVFFIGLLIGVFL
- a CDS encoding GNAT family N-acetyltransferase; this encodes MLSRLQFWRERGWTPISAADYAATWARFGGSVATHPQVVVRLADLAGIPVRYLGWMIDGELQAAIPTWGRHLALSKDVLKLRGKRGLFDLGNAEIILPLATGAQVALRHRARYLSELNATGLIGISEQPEGLALAREPEQYSKKFRYNQRREQRLLEEAGGVIRPMLELTPQEQARIYADLFQRRWGFEATGKDHLAEVFALLREFMTGSLIYLNDEPVAIQVLYRVEAPQWVSLEYINGGVDPQQREFSPGSVLSFVNTQGEWEHARALGKPLRYSFGRADREYKDRWCNRVPVYQV
- a CDS encoding DUF6625 family protein; this encodes MILSKPRLLFLVPYFGRWPFWMPFFLASCRFNPDVRWLFFTDCGVPKDAPDNVRFRSMSFADYCSKVSAALGVDFQPRNPYKLCDLKPALGYIHCAELEGVDFWGVSDIDLVYGDLCSYFTSERLERFDFLSTHERRVSGHLCLFRNNERMLTAFMKVPGWQAALSSDQHRAFDEGAFSRLFIRNKNWPAPLRRLSDAWNPWRHRCEFSEAFSTPNGRIPWHDGSFEFPQRWIWREGQLFNDRDGSRQFPYFHFIGWKCDAWPTCSEQELMEDAALAAMDSWSITPKGFREV
- a CDS encoding O-antigen ligase family protein; this translates as MSALHGMQRWHERYGYFTFALLIFIASFLLLPTSKMVNNVYYVLLALPALVFLVVRLGRDIRPSPALLLWAGLCAWYLLVGALSGSGQYFKHVLYLALFVLLVSQLVDPRIFRTALFARGLFWVVGIYVLGSAIVYWIIGRYAPGERIIWLPGRMAGPIYTSMWLACCFALALPTWIAQRRWLELAAALALAVFCMAYVLQSRSGLVGMLAICALICAWHAMRHLRYFLILAVAAMIVVGVILFAVTEVPVMSQLFARADSGRFELWRVLAGEWQACGIWLGCGVHYTTSSTIMGGVAIQHPHNIYLALGLYSGLVSLLLFMALAIVVLRHAWLQRDPWGLYLLVALIVLNFDGSKLVGNPDELWMLVLLPIALIPNERRTQP